GGATGAGAAAGAACTGCGTACATGGGCAGATCGTGGTGATGCGGACGCACAGTTTGAGCTCGGTCTGCGGATGATCACCGGCGAAGGGGTGAAGAAGAATCTCGAGGAAGGTGTGAAATCTGTCGAGAAGGCGGCGAAGCAGAAGCACCTGCGCGCGCAGCATATCATGGGCACCCTTTATGAAGACGGGGTCGGTGTGAAGAAGGATCTGACCAAGGCGGCGGAGTGGTATCGCATCTCGGCCGATCTTGGCTTTGCACTCTCGCAGCACAGCCTGGCCGTCTTGTATGAGGAAGGCAAAGGGGTGAAAAAAGATACAGCCAAGGCCGCCGAATGGTTCAAAAAAGCCGCAGAGCAGGGGAATCCGCCTTCGCAGACCGCGTATGCATCGAAGCTTGAGCGTGGAGATGGCGTGTCCAAAAGCACCGCCAGGGCCGCCCTGTGGTATCTCAAGGCCGCGCAGCAGGACTTTGTGCCTGCGATGACGCGTCTCGCCAATCTGTACTACACTGGGCAGGGTGTGCCGGTGGATTATCGTCGTGCCGGAGCCTGGTATCATCGTGCGGCACGCTCCGAAGATCCGTGGGCCTCCAACAATCTTGCATGGTTCCTTGCCACCTGCCCTGAGGACAATCTTCACAACGGAGAAAATGCCGTTCTGCTCGCACGCCGGGCGCTCAAACTCGTCGCCGAGGTCGTGCAAAGTGATGAGCAGCCCTATGAAATGATCGATACCATGGCCGCCGCCCTTGCCCGCAACGGCGAGTTCAGGGAGGCTGAGCTTTGGCAGAAGCGTTGCATCACCATGCTTAACGAGGACAAGAACTTGCCTGAAGAAGACCGCAAGAAGCTTCAGGACGAATTCTCCACCCGCCTGAATCTCTACCAAAAGGCCACCCCCTTTGCCGAGCCTGATCCCAAGGGGGAGGATGGCGCCGAGCCCTTGCCGCAGGACACGATTCTTCAAGATGAGGGGCTTCCCGAGGGCAAACCGAGGCAAAAAACCACTCCCAAAGGTGGTCGTGGCACGGTGGTTTGAGATCTGGTTCCGCCACTGTTTCTAACACCGCCTGCTCCCGGCACGTTCCAAGTGACGGCGCAAGATTCGCACACTGAACCGCAATATCTGCAAGACACCCCCCCGCCACCACGGTTAAAGCGCAGATCATCCGTCGTTCGTCATTCCACCTTCGCCACTCGTCCTTTTCCCGCATGTCCACCGTCGCCGTCCGTTCTGCCGCTCTGCCGCCGCCCATTCCCGGCCTGAACCGCCGCATCCGCCAGCCGAAGAAGAATATCCCGCAGACCAAGCCGGAACGTGATCAAGTCCTCGGCTGGGTGCGCGCGTATGCGGAGGAGCAGAAACTCGTCCCGCCGGTGCCTCTGGCAGAGCTTCAGGAGCACACGGATAAAATCATGGCCATCTACGCCATCGACAAAATTCACCGCGATTACGTCGGCGTCCTGCTTGCCAATGAAACCTGGCGCGAGTCCCTCGCCACGGTGCCGTATGAAAAACGTTTGCTGCTGATGCCGAAGTGCCTCCGCGTCGAAAGCAAATGCCCCGCGCCTTTCGATGAATTTGGACTGCTCTGCAAACAGTGCGGCCTGTGCTCCATCCAGGACTTCCAAAACGAGGCCGAGAAGCTCGGTTACGCCGTTCTCGTCGCTGAAGGCAGCGCCATCGTCATGTCGCTCATCCAGACCGGCAAGATCGAGGCGATCGTTGGCATTTCGTGCCTGCCCGTGCTGGAGCGCACCTTTCCCTACATCGAAGCCGCCGCCATTCCCGCCGTCGCTGTGCCGCTGCTGCAAGACGACTGCATCGACACCCTTGTCGATATCGACTGGGTCTGGGATTACATCCATCTCACCAGCGATGACAAAACTCGCCGCCTAAACCTCAACGCGCTTCACGACGAAGTGAAGACTTGGTTCAGCCGCGAATCTCTTGATGCACTCATGGGACCGTCTCGTGGCCACAGCGACGACATCGCTCGCGACTGGCTCGCCCGTGCCGGCAAACGCTGGCGTCCCTTCCTCACCGTCGCCGCCTATCAGGCTCTGCGTGAAGACGCTGAAGGTCCGATCTCCGACACGGTTAAAAAAGCCGCCATCGCCGTTGAAATCTTCCACAAAGCCTCGCTCGTCCACGATGACATCGAAGATGGTGATGCCGAACGCTACGGCGAGACTACGCTGCACACCGAGCACGGCATCCCCGTCGCCTTGAACATCGGCGATCTGCTCATTGGCGAAGGCTATCGCCTTCTCGCCGACAACGACGCTGCCGCGCACATCCGCAGCGCCGCCATTCTCGTTGCCGCCGAAGGGCAGCGTGAGCTGTGCATCGGCCAGGGGGCCGAATTGCTCTGGACGCGTCATCCCGTGGCTCTTAGCAGCACCCAGGTGCTCGAAATCTTCCGCAGTAAGACCGCGCCTGCCTTTGAAGTTGCTTTGAAAGTCGGTGCCGCCCTCGCAGGTCAGCTTGATGAGTGCGCCGACGTTCTCCACGCCTACAGCGAGAACCTCGGCATCGCTTATCAGATCCGCGACGATCTCGACGATCTCGGTGAAGACTCCGCCGCTGGCAACGAATGGAACATGCGTCCCAGCATCGTCCTCTCCCTTCTGCGCGAGAAAGGCAAAGGCGAGGTCAAAGACCAGATGGAAGCCCTCTGGAACGGTGTCGCCGCCACCAAGCCCGACAACGCCACCATCCGCCAATGGGCGCTCGACAGCGGTGCGCATGAAAAGGCGATGACCCTCCTCGAAAGCTACAAGGAAGCCGCCATCCGTTCCCTGCAGGAAGTCGAACTCCCCAACTTGAAAGGCCTTCTGCGACGCGTCATCGGCAAAATCTTCAACGAACTCGAAATCAAAGGCTGGTGCCGCGAATTCGAGCAGAAGAACCTCAATCCCGAACTCCGTGCCGAAGCCGCCAAAGCCGCCGAGCACCTCGTGCCGAACGTCGCGGCTTAAAGTACGATGGGCACTCCTGCCCGTCTGCATCGGTGCTATTTCATCACGCTAGGCTTCGTTTGAAGCCAGCCATGAAGTTGTTCTCATTCTGCACCGCATTCCTTTTTGTATACGCGTCGATTCACGCTGCCGACTCGCGTCCGAACATCTTGTTCATCGCCATTGACGATCAAAACGACTGGATCGGCTGCATGGGCGGTCATCCACAGGTGAAAACGCCGTCGATTGATGCGCTGGCAAAGCGCGGCACGCTCTTCGCCAACGCCCACTGCCAGGCCCCGCTCTGCAATCCCTCGCGCAGTTCATTGCTGACCGGTCTGCGTCCATCGACGACGGGCATTTGCGGGCTTTCGCCGGGAATTCGGGAGGTGGAGCAGACGAAGAGTCACATCACACTGCCACAGACCTTCACCAGCGCGGGTTACTTCACCTCCAGCAGCGGCAAAATCTACCACGACGGCTCGATGCGCGGCGGTGATCAGAAGGCCGAGTTCAACGAATACGGCAATCGCGGACCGATGCCGAAGCCGAAAAAGCCTATCGCCAATCTTCCGGGCTCAGATCGTCATCCCGCGAT
The Prosthecobacter sp. genome window above contains:
- a CDS encoding tetratricopeptide repeat protein, which codes for MKNARHPLIAFSLLAVILVSSPLLLAQQTQRVDEKELRTWADRGDADAQFELGLRMITGEGVKKNLEEGVKSVEKAAKQKHLRAQHIMGTLYEDGVGVKKDLTKAAEWYRISADLGFALSQHSLAVLYEEGKGVKKDTAKAAEWFKKAAEQGNPPSQTAYASKLERGDGVSKSTARAALWYLKAAQQDFVPAMTRLANLYYTGQGVPVDYRRAGAWYHRAARSEDPWASNNLAWFLATCPEDNLHNGENAVLLARRALKLVAEVVQSDEQPYEMIDTMAAALARNGEFREAELWQKRCITMLNEDKNLPEEDRKKLQDEFSTRLNLYQKATPFAEPDPKGEDGAEPLPQDTILQDEGLPEGKPRQKTTPKGGRGTVV
- a CDS encoding polyprenyl synthetase family protein, which produces MSTVAVRSAALPPPIPGLNRRIRQPKKNIPQTKPERDQVLGWVRAYAEEQKLVPPVPLAELQEHTDKIMAIYAIDKIHRDYVGVLLANETWRESLATVPYEKRLLLMPKCLRVESKCPAPFDEFGLLCKQCGLCSIQDFQNEAEKLGYAVLVAEGSAIVMSLIQTGKIEAIVGISCLPVLERTFPYIEAAAIPAVAVPLLQDDCIDTLVDIDWVWDYIHLTSDDKTRRLNLNALHDEVKTWFSRESLDALMGPSRGHSDDIARDWLARAGKRWRPFLTVAAYQALREDAEGPISDTVKKAAIAVEIFHKASLVHDDIEDGDAERYGETTLHTEHGIPVALNIGDLLIGEGYRLLADNDAAAHIRSAAILVAAEGQRELCIGQGAELLWTRHPVALSSTQVLEIFRSKTAPAFEVALKVGAALAGQLDECADVLHAYSENLGIAYQIRDDLDDLGEDSAAGNEWNMRPSIVLSLLREKGKGEVKDQMEALWNGVAATKPDNATIRQWALDSGAHEKAMTLLESYKEAAIRSLQEVELPNLKGLLRRVIGKIFNELEIKGWCREFEQKNLNPELRAEAAKAAEHLVPNVAA